The Caldisericia bacterium genomic sequence GGTTTCCACCTGTTATTGAAAATCCAGATGAAATGCCGTCTGTTAATCCTGTTTTAGTTGCTTTTATTTGAATTGTTGCCCAGTTTGTTAAATCATTTGAAGAAATTGTAACTGATACTATTTTTTGACCACCTTCAGATCCATTAAAAATGACCTCATAAGGATATATAGCAAAACCCGATTGAACTACTGATAAATTAACTGTCCCACTAAATGATGAATCCAAAACATCGCTTGCATCAAGAGCCTTTATTGTAATATTAAATGGCACTCCAACTTTTGCACTCAAAGGAACTTCCACTTTTAATTTAACAGCTGGACCACCATAAACTCTTGGAATATACATTGATAAAAGTAAAAAAATTATAAATGATAGAAGGACTACCCTTCCTTTTTTCATTAGTTTAAAAACCTCCTTTTCTTGTTTCACTAAATTCCCCTTGTTTATAAACTATTTTTACTATTAAATTTAAAAAAATCAAGGGGAGAATTAACTCTCCCCTGGGTAAGTAATTAAAACTTTCTTTTCTAGAGCCCTCCACTCAACCTTTGCGCCAAATACTTCCATGATAAACCTAATTGGCACATAAACTCTATCATTTTTTATAATAGGTGGTGTATCCATTTGATATGGTTTACCATTTAATGATGCAATTGAAGAATCAGGTGAAAGTTTCAAAATTTTCTTTGTTCCTTCAATATCTTCAATGGTTATAGTTACAATTCTTACTACAGGATCCCACTCAATAGTTGCACCAATAGATTCACTTATAAATCTCAATGGAACCATAGTTCTATTATTATAAATAAATGGTGGATAATCTAAAATTTTTGATAACTCATTTACCTTTGCTTCAACTTTTCCAATTGTAAGTTCTATTTTAACCCTTGGATTCCAAATTATACCAATATTTTTTCTTGTTATATTACCTGCTTTATCAATTAATATAAAATCTAAAACATTCGTTCCAGATTTTTTAAGTTCATATTTTCCTTCAAACCTTCCATCTTCTCTTATTAAAATCTCCTCACCATTAACCGTAAGTTTTCCTCCTACCTCTCCCTTACCTTTTATTTCTATAATTTTATCATAAACAACAACCCATGGAGTTGGATATTCAATAATTAATTCTGGAGGTATTGTATCTCTTATAACTTTAATAACTTCAAAAGATTCGTTTCCTGCAATATCAATTATTATAAAAGTTATTGAATTTGTTCCTTCAAAAAGATTAACCTCTGTTTTAAATGTTCCGTCCTCTTTTATATTTACTCTTTTTCCTTGAATTAATAATATTGAATTAATTTCAGAAATAGAACCAACTATTTCAATAATTTCTCTATTAATATATATATCATTTTGAATATTTATAGACAAAATTTTGGGAAATGTTGTGTCAAGTTTAAAGGTTTTTTCTTTGATATCTTCTTTACTTCCAAGTTTATCTTTTGCATAATAGTAAAGTGTATGAATCCCTTCTGGTGGAGTTACTAAACCTTTATATTCAATCCATGGACCATTATCCCATCTATAAAATACTATTGGCTCTTTGTCATACTTTGATGAGGATGAAAAAGTTATAATTGGTGTAGTTTTATAATATCCATTCATTCCATCTGGTTCAGGTATTGAAAGAATAATTTTTGTCTCAGGTTGAGGATAAACAAGAAAAGATTTTGTATTTATTGGGTTTGTCTCTCTTGATGTATAAATTATTAAAAAGTATTCTCCCTCTTCAACAAATTTTATGTTTGCATCTTGTGAAATGTATATAACAAATTCCTCTTCTTTAGCAATCGGTACAGGTGTTTGAAGTATTAACATAAGTTTATCTTTTGAAATAGATGGCATTTTTATTAAAGGAATGCCTTTCACTGTAATTGAAGATGGTTTGATATTTAGTGGAATCTCAACCTTCTGTGGGAATTTGATATAAATATAGTCATTTACATTTAATGAGCCACCAGGACCAGTTTTTAACCTTATTTCAAAAGATACTGCCCTTTTAATTGATGGGGGCATTACTTTTGTTGAAATTGAAGTTAAAATTGATTCAATAAGTGTATATGATGTTGATATTTCAGTTTTTTCTTTCTCAGTCCATACTTTTAATTTATATTCACCAGGATTATCTGGATTTTTAATTCCAACTTCTTTAGAAATTATAATCTCTACTTTTTCCTCATTTTCAATTTTTATGGGAGTTTTTATTGTTAAAATTTTATTAGAAAAATCGATTATTACACTTTTTGTTAAATTAACTCCATTAACAGTTATTAAATTTTTGTCAATTTCAGAAGGAAGTTTTGTATAGGTTGGAAATTTAATGTAAATACTTTCTCCTTCATTAAGTAAACCATGTTTTCCAGTTTTAAAACTTATTTTATATTCTGCTTCAACTTTTGTAACAGAAGGATTAACTTCAACTTTTAAATCAGAAATAATTGACTCAACAATTTTATAAGAATAGGATGTTACATAAGTTGGTTCTTTACTTGTGGCAACTTGAAGTGTATAATCACCACTTTTTGTTGGATTTTTTATTCCAAAATTCTCTGTAAAAATAACTATTACATTTGAATTATTTGGAATGTTTATTGGTACTTTTAATGTAATTTTTCTTTCTAAAGAAATAATTATATCAGTTGGATTATAACCATTAATTGTAACATCATTCTTATCAAAAGTTATTGGTAAAAATGTATCATCAGGAAATTTTATTGCAATTAAATCATAATCTTTAATTAATGCACCCGCTGTTCCAGTTCTAAATTCAATTGTATATTTTGCTTTAGTATCAACAACATTTGGTTCAACTTCAACTTTAGGTCGAGAAATAACTGAATAGTAAATTGCATAGGGTAAAGACGTAACTGGTGTTGGTTCTTTAGATGTATAAACTTGTAAAGTATATGTTCCAGATTTTGTTGGATTAATTATTCCTGTGTTTATTGGAAATGTAACAACAACAAATGCTCCATTTGGTAATGAATATGGAAATATTAATCTAACAGTTCTTACTGCAACATAATAAATAGTAACTGGATAGCCATTAATGAGTGCTCCAAAAAATGGATAACCAAAAGGAACAAAAGTATCATAAGGAAAAGTAATTGTTACATAATCAATACCACCAACTACACTTCCATTTGGACCAAGATTAAATCTTATTGTGTATTCAGCAGGAGAACCTGCATAAGGTGGATCAACATCTACTTTTGGAGTTGAAATTTGACTAATAATATAAATGTCTCCGACACCAAAATGAGTATATGGTCCACTTGGTGGGAATTCAGCTTTTAGTTGAATATGACCCCAATCAGTCATTTGAATAGTAACATTATCAACATTTGTATTAGGAGTTGTAAAAATTGCAGCACCTGGGTCTGGATCTGAAATAGGAACAATAGACCAATCGAATTTATCCTCCCATCCATATATTAAAAAAACATCTGTCCTTTTATTTCCATAACCATCAAAACTATTTGCTTCAAAATTTCTTATCTCTCCTACAAAACTATTATATGGATTAGGCGAAATAGTTATGTAGTTGATTAAATCTGGTATAACTTTTACATTACCATTAATATTTATAATAAAGGAAAAACCTCTTTTTACTTTTAGATTACCAGTTAAATTTCCTGCTTTTGTTGTATTTGTAGCATTGGTTATATCTACTTGTACTTGACCACCTGAAGTTTGATTTCCTGTTACAGGTATATTAATAATATTTAAAGATTTTGTTATTGTTCCAAATGTTGCACCTGTGGTATTTGTTGTAATAGTAATAATTGCACTGTTAAAATTAAAACCTATAGGAAAGGTGATTATTAAAGTATCTCCATTTTGAAGAAAAGGAATATTATTATCAAAATTAATTGTAACAATCCAATGTGTGTTATTTTTTCCTGCAGTATCATCTCCCTGAGTTACCTGATTTCCTGGTGAGTTTGGTGAAAATGTAACACTAGTAATGTTTGCATAAACTTTTTGTGTTAGGAAATTTAACCCTAATAAAATTAAAAGCATAAAAATTAAAATTTTTTTCATATATTCCTCCTTTTAATTATAAACTTCAAATTCTCTTTTTTGTTTCAAAAATTTAGAGAGTAGATAAATTTATTTTGTTCCATTGTATAATTGTAATATGAGTACTGAAATTGAGAAAAAAATTTTAAAAGGTTTTATTACTGATAGATTTACAATATCAAAATCATTATCAGAAGGTTTTAAAGTAGATTATTTTGAAGATCCAAAAACAATTACTATTCTAAATGCTGTACTTGACATTTATGAAGGAAGAGGTGAAGTAGATTATATTGATTTTCAAACGGTTAAAAGACATCTTGAGAAAAAGGGTGTTTTTGATGATGAAATAAAAAGAACTTTGTTAGAAATTGAAAATTTAGAGACTCCAACTCTCGCAATGATTTTATCTTATATAGATATTTTAAGAATAAAAAATGGAGAAAGAAGATTAATTAACATTTCAAATGAAATAAAAGATTTCGTTGAAAGAAGAGGACCTCATAAACTCGAAGATATTGCTACATTTGCAGTTACAATGTCTGAAGAACTTCAAAAAATTGCTCTAGAAAGATTGCATAAAAAGTTGGTTCCATCAGAAAATATAATTAAGAACATAGTAAGGGATGTTTTTGAGAGAAGAAAATATCATGGCTTTTCAATTGAACCATTTACTTCATTAAATAAATCTCTCCTTGGTTTAAGACCAGGTTTTTATTATGCAATGGCTGGTGCTCCAAGAAGAGGTAAAACGAATTTTTTACTTCATTTAGCAGTCAATATAATTGCGAACGAGAGAGTGCCTGTTCTTTATTATTCATGGGAACAAACTTCAAGAATTCTAAATTTGAGAATTCTTTCTCAAGAATCTGGCCTTAATCCAGTTAAAATAATTTCTGGTGAATTAAATGAAGAAGAGTTTAAAAAGTTTGAAAACGCTTATAAAAAACTCCAAGATATATTTTCATTTCTATATATAATTGAAGGAAGTAGCAATGATACTTTAGAGAAAATTGAGGCGCATGCTTACAATGTAATGCAGAGTCATAGATGTGATACTGTAGTGATTTTTCTTGATTATATTCAAAAAATACCTGTTGAATCAAAAGGATACATAACATTAGAAGAAAAAGTTGATGAAGTTTCGGGTAAGATAGCTATGCTTTCTCTTTCTTTAAAATCTCCAATAGTTGCAATTTCTGCTCTGGATAAAGAAGGATGCAAATTAGATGAAGAGGGGATTGAAAGACCTACTATGTTTCATTCTACTGGTGGTGGAGATATCGAATATGATTCAGATGTCGCTATGGTTCTTGTTAAAAATCATAAAGAGACAAATGAATTAAAAGAAAAACTCATAAATCTTGTAAAAAACGGACAACTTCTGCCAGAAGATATGCCAAATATTGATATAATTGACCTTTACATTGATAAAAATAGAGATGCTCCTGAAGGTACATCAAATGTTATTCAATATCTATTTTTTATTGATTCAAACAAATTTGTTGAGATTGGATATAAAGACCCAACTGAAAAATATACTTATGCAAAAATTAGTGAAATTGTTGAGAGATTAAGAAGAGAGGGATATTTAAAATTAATAACAAAGGATGAACAGATAAAAGAGAAAACAGATAAACCAAAATTTTCTGGTTTTGAACCAATATAAGTTAAGGAGGAGTTATGTTAGATATTAGATTTGTAAGAAATAATCCTGAAATTGTTAGAGAATCCCTTAAAGCAAGAGGCTATTCAGATGAAATTTTGGATGAATTTTTAAGAGTGGATAAAGAAAGATTAACTCTTCTCAAAGAATTTGAAGAATTAAAACATAATTTAAATTTGTTATCTAAAAAAGTTGCAGAATTGAAAAGAAAAGGCGAAGATATAGGTGACCTTCTGCTTGAATCAAAAGAACTATCTGACAGAGTCGAAAATATAAAAGAAAAATTAAAAATTGTTGAGGAAAATCTAAATGAAATTATTTTAAGAATACCAAATATACCACATGAAACTGTTCCAAAAGGAATTGATAGTTCTTTTAATGTTGAAATAAGAAGATGGGGAGAGATTAGAAAATTTAAATTTAATCCAAAGCCCCATTGGGAATTAGGTGAAGAACTTTATATTTTAGATCAAGAAAGGGCAAGTAAACTTTCTGGTTCAAGGTTTAGTTTGTATAAAGGATTAGGTGCTCGACTTGAAAGAGCACTGATAAATTTTATGCTTGATCTTCATATAAAAAAACATGGTTATACAGAAATTTTTCCGC encodes the following:
- a CDS encoding DnaB-like helicase C-terminal domain-containing protein — protein: MSTEIEKKILKGFITDRFTISKSLSEGFKVDYFEDPKTITILNAVLDIYEGRGEVDYIDFQTVKRHLEKKGVFDDEIKRTLLEIENLETPTLAMILSYIDILRIKNGERRLINISNEIKDFVERRGPHKLEDIATFAVTMSEELQKIALERLHKKLVPSENIIKNIVRDVFERRKYHGFSIEPFTSLNKSLLGLRPGFYYAMAGAPRRGKTNFLLHLAVNIIANERVPVLYYSWEQTSRILNLRILSQESGLNPVKIISGELNEEEFKKFENAYKKLQDIFSFLYIIEGSSNDTLEKIEAHAYNVMQSHRCDTVVIFLDYIQKIPVESKGYITLEEKVDEVSGKIAMLSLSLKSPIVAISALDKEGCKLDEEGIERPTMFHSTGGGDIEYDSDVAMVLVKNHKETNELKEKLINLVKNGQLLPEDMPNIDIIDLYIDKNRDAPEGTSNVIQYLFFIDSNKFVEIGYKDPTEKYTYAKISEIVERLRREGYLKLITKDEQIKEKTDKPKFSGFEPI
- a CDS encoding stalk domain-containing protein; the encoded protein is MKKILIFMLLILLGLNFLTQKVYANITSVTFSPNSPGNQVTQGDDTAGKNNTHWIVTINFDNNIPFLQNGDTLIITFPIGFNFNSAIITITTNTTGATFGTITKSLNIINIPVTGNQTSGGQVQVDITNATNTTKAGNLTGNLKVKRGFSFIININGNVKVIPDLINYITISPNPYNSFVGEIRNFEANSFDGYGNKRTDVFLIYGWEDKFDWSIVPISDPDPGAAIFTTPNTNVDNVTIQMTDWGHIQLKAEFPPSGPYTHFGVGDIYIISQISTPKVDVDPPYAGSPAEYTIRFNLGPNGSVVGGIDYVTITFPYDTFVPFGYPFFGALINGYPVTIYYVAVRTVRLIFPYSLPNGAFVVVTFPINTGIINPTKSGTYTLQVYTSKEPTPVTSLPYAIYYSVISRPKVEVEPNVVDTKAKYTIEFRTGTAGALIKDYDLIAIKFPDDTFLPITFDKNDVTINGYNPTDIIISLERKITLKVPINIPNNSNVIVIFTENFGIKNPTKSGDYTLQVATSKEPTYVTSYSYKIVESIISDLKVEVNPSVTKVEAEYKISFKTGKHGLLNEGESIYIKFPTYTKLPSEIDKNLITVNGVNLTKSVIIDFSNKILTIKTPIKIENEEKVEIIISKEVGIKNPDNPGEYKLKVWTEKEKTEISTSYTLIESILTSISTKVMPPSIKRAVSFEIRLKTGPGGSLNVNDYIYIKFPQKVEIPLNIKPSSITVKGIPLIKMPSISKDKLMLILQTPVPIAKEEEFVIYISQDANIKFVEEGEYFLIIYTSRETNPINTKSFLVYPQPETKIILSIPEPDGMNGYYKTTPIITFSSSSKYDKEPIVFYRWDNGPWIEYKGLVTPPEGIHTLYYYAKDKLGSKEDIKEKTFKLDTTFPKILSINIQNDIYINREIIEIVGSISEINSILLIQGKRVNIKEDGTFKTEVNLFEGTNSITFIIIDIAGNESFEVIKVIRDTIPPELIIEYPTPWVVVYDKIIEIKGKGEVGGKLTVNGEEILIREDGRFEGKYELKKSGTNVLDFILIDKAGNITRKNIGIIWNPRVKIELTIGKVEAKVNELSKILDYPPFIYNNRTMVPLRFISESIGATIEWDPVVRIVTITIEDIEGTKKILKLSPDSSIASLNGKPYQMDTPPIIKNDRVYVPIRFIMEVFGAKVEWRALEKKVLITYPGES